The Ictalurus punctatus breed USDA103 chromosome 9, Coco_2.0, whole genome shotgun sequence genome contains a region encoding:
- the psmc1a gene encoding proteasome 26S subunit, ATPase 1a produces MGQNQSGGHGPGGGKKDDKDKKKKYEPPIPTRVGKKKKKTKGPDAASKLPLVTPHTQCRLKLLKQERIKDYLLMEEEFIRNQEQMKPLEEKQEEERSKVDDLRGTPMSVGTLEEIIDDNHAIVSTSVGSEHYVSILSFVDKDLLEPGCSVLLNHKVHAVIGVLMDDTDPLVTVMKVEKAPQETYADIGGLDNQIQEIKESVELPLTHPEYYEEMGIKPPKGVILYGAPGTGKTLLAKAVANQTSATFLRVVGSELIQKYLGDGPKLVRELFRVAEEHAPSIVFIDEIDAIGTKRYDSNSGGEREIQRTMLELLNQLDGFDSRGDVKVIMATNRIETLDPALIRPGRIDRKIEFPLPDEKTKRRIFQIHTSRMTLAADVTLDDLILAKDDLSGADIKAICTEAGLMALRERRMKVTNEDFKKSKENVLYKKQEGTPEGLYL; encoded by the exons gataagaaaaagaaatatgagCCCCCAATTCCCACAAGGgtgggaaagaagaagaagaagacgaaagGCCCAGACGCTGCAAGCAAGCTTCCTTTGG tgactccacacacacaatgcagacTGAAACTGCTGAAACAGGAGAGGATCAAGGACTATCTGCTGATGGAGGAGGAGTTCATCAGGAACCAAGAGCAAATGAAGCCACTTGAGGAAAAACAGGAG GAGGAGAGGTCCAAAGTTGATGACCTGAGAGGCACTCCCATGTCAGTAGGAACTCTTGAAGAGATCATTGATGATAACCATGCCATTGTCTCTACGTCAGTGGGCTCGGAGCACTATGTCAGCATTCTCTCCTTCGTGGATAAAGACCTTCTGGAACCAGGCTGTTCTGTTTTACTGAATCACAAG GTGCATGCCGTGATCGGTGTGCTGATGGATGACACCGATCCTCTGGTGACAGTGATGAAGGTGGAAAAGGCTCCTCAGGAGACATATGCTGACATTGGAGGCCTGGACAACCAAATTCAAGAGATCAAG GAGTCAGTTGAGCTTCCACTTACACACCCAGAGTATTACGAGGAGATGGGAATAAAGCCTCCTAAAGGAGTCATTCTGTATGGTGCACCAGGGACAG GTAAGACCCTGCTGGCTAAAGCTGTGGCCAATCAGACATCTGCCACATTCCTGAGGGTGGTGGGTTCAGAGCTGATTCAGAAATACCTGGGCGATGGTCCCAAACTAGTCCGAGAGCTTTTCAGAGTTGCAGAGGAGCATGCCCCCTCCATAGTCTTCATTGATGAGATTGACGCCATAGGAACAAAAAG GTACGACTCCAACTccggtggagagagagagatccagagGACCATGCTTGAGCTCCTGAACCAACTGGATGGATTTGACTCCCGTGGTGACGTCAAAGTAATCATGGCTACTAATCGGATAGAAACACTTGACCCCGCCCTCATCCGTCCAG GTAGAATCGACCGTAAGATTGAGTTCCCACTGCCTGATGAGAAGACCAAGCGTAGAATCTTCCAGATTCACACCAGCAGGATGACTTTGGCAGCTGACGTAACCCTCGATGACCTTATCCTCGCTAAAGATGACCTTTCTGGCGCTGACATAAAG GCGATTTGCACAGAAGCAGGGCTTATGGCCTTGAGGGAGAGGAGGATGAAAGTAACAAATGAAGACTTCAAGAAGTCTAAAGAGAACGTGCTCTACAAAAAACAGGAAGGGACCCCAGAGGGCCTCTACCTTTAA